Within the Chloroflexota bacterium genome, the region CGATGTTCTGGTCAATACCACCAGCGTGGGCATGGTTCCCGGCGTTGACCAGACCCCCGTGCCGGCAAGACTGCTCAAATCAGATATGACCGTTTTCGATATCGTGTATAACCCCCTGGAAACAAGGCTGCTCAGGGAGGCGAAGGCAGCCGGTGCCCGGACCATAGACGGGCTGGATATGCTCGTCTGGCAGGGCGTGCTGGCCTTTGAGAAATTTACCGGCCGGAAAGCACCGCTTGAAATCATGAAACAGGCAGCGGCAAAGGCTTTATCACATGAAAAGTAACATTGCCCTCATCGGTTTCATGGGAACGGGAAAGACGGCGGTGGGTAGATTGCTGGCCGAAAAGCTGGGCAGGGAATTTATTGAACTGGATGCACTCATTGAAAAGAGGGCGGAAAAGTCCATCCCCGAAATCTTTCAGCAGGATGGGGAAATCGCTTTCCGTGAGCGCGAGATTGAGGCGACCAGAGAGGTGGCGGAAAAGAAAAACGCGGTGATTGCCTGCGGCGGCGGCGTTGTCCTGAACCAGATAAACATTGACCGGCTCAGGAAAAACAGCGTGATTGTATATCTGACGGCATCGCCCGAG harbors:
- a CDS encoding shikimate kinase produces the protein MKSNIALIGFMGTGKTAVGRLLAEKLGREFIELDALIEKRAEKSIPEIFQQDGEIAFREREIEATREVAEKKNAVIACGGGVVLNQINIDRLRKNSVIVYLTASPEVILKRTLSDKDERPLLVAENKASKIEVLLKFRKPFYERAADITVDTSELKVTEVVEQILAGLSEYESHR